Proteins encoded within one genomic window of Humulus lupulus chromosome 1, drHumLupu1.1, whole genome shotgun sequence:
- the LOC133798515 gene encoding cytochrome c biogenesis protein CCS1, chloroplastic isoform X1, with protein sequence MEVLNHSLTSKPFFQKPLSLLKPPYFDSNFKATFILPASRFDHNSKKRPFPFTIISCRLKSPQDNKKNQNPITKKIILSEGAPPPLATENEEVEGNPGPSNKNGVFSFAKRIPRKVLAVLSNLPLAIGEMFTVAALMAIGTFIDQGEAPDFYFQKYPEDNPVLGFFTWRWVLTLGFDHMFSSPVFLGTLILLGASLMACTYTTQIPLVKVARRWKFMHSAESVRKQEFSDTLPRASVQDLGVILMGAGYEVFLKGPSLYAFRGLAGRFAPIGVHIAMLLIMAGGTLSAAGSFKGTVTVPQGLNFVVGDVLGPTGFLSTPIEAFNTEVHVNRFYMDFYDSGEVSQFHTDLSLYGLDGKEILRKTISVNDPLRYGGITIYQTDWSFSALQIIKDDEGPFNLAMAPLQINGDKKLYGTFLPVGDVNSPNVKGISMLARDLQSIVLYDQEGKFVGVRRPNSKLPIEINGTKILIVDAIGSSGLNLKTDPGVPIVYAGFGALMLTTCISYLSHAQIWALQDGTSVVVGGKTNRAKAEFPDDMNRLLDQLPELVESSPAK encoded by the exons ATGGAGGTTCTCAACCACAGCTTAACCTCCAAACCATTTTTCCAAAAACCCCTTTCCCTCCTTAAGCCACCTTATTTTGACTCCAACTTCAAAGCCACGTTCATTCTCCCTGCTTCTCGTTTTGATCATAACTCCAAGAAGAGACCTTTTCCATTCACCATTATCTCTTGTAGGCTTAAAAGCCCTCAAGATAACAAGAAGAACCAGAACCCTATAACCAAGAAGATTATACTCTCCGAAGGAGCACCACCGCCATTGGCAACCGAGAATGAGGAAGTTGAGGGAAATCCCGGTCCCAGTAATAAGAATGGGGTCTTCAGCTTTgctaagagaattcccagaaagGTTTTGGCTGTTTTGTCTAATCTGCCTCTGGCTATAGGAGAGATGTTCACTGTTGCTGCTCTCATGGCTATTG GAACTTTCATTGATCAAGGTGAGGCCCCAGATTTCTATTTCCAGAAATACCCAGAAGACAATCCAGTTTTGGGATTCTTCACATGGAGATGGGTTCTTACTCTTGGGTTTGATCACATGTTCTCTTCTCCTGTTTTTCTTGGTACTCTAATTCTCCTTGGGGCATCACTAATGGCATGTACTTACACAACGCAGATTCCCCTTGTCAAAGTTGCGAGAAG ATGGAAGTTTATGCATTCTGCGGAGTCTGTTCGTAAGCAGGAATTTTCTGACACTCTACCAAGAgcatcagtgcaagatttgggtGTCATTCTGATGGGAGCTGGATACGAG GTATTCTTGAAGGGCCCATCCTTGTATGCCTTCAGGGGGCTGGCTGGCCGGTTTGCTCCTATTGGAGTACATATAGCAATGCTGCTAATAATGGCAGGTGGAACACTAAGTGCAGCTGGGAGCTTCAAAGGAACAGTCACAGTGCCGCAGGGGCTGAATTTTGTGGTCGGAGATGTATTAGGCCCAACTGGGTTTCTCTCTACTCCAATTGAAGCTTTTAATACAGAAGTTCATGTCAATAGATTCTACATGGATTTCTATGACAGTGGGGAG GTATCACAATTCCACACTGACCTTTCGCTATATGGCCTTGATGGAAAGGAGATCCTGAGGAAAACAATTAGTGTAAATGACCCTTTAAGGTACGGAGGAATCACTATATACCAGACCGATTGGAGTTTTTCAGCACTGCAAATAATTAAGGATGATGAAGGGCCTTTTAATTTGGCTATGGCACCTCTTCAGATAAATGGAGACAAAAAGCTTTATGGAACCTTCTTACCAGTAGGAGATGTTAATTCTCCTAATGTCAAGGGAAT ATCAATGCTTGCTCGTGATCTACAATCCATCGTCTTGTATGATCAAGAAGGAAAATTTGTTGGAGTTCGAAGACCAAACTCTAAACTTCCAATCgaaattaatggaactaagattCTTATAGTTGATGCAATAGGGAGTAGTGGTCTTAACTTGAAG ACTGATCCTGGGGTGCCAATTGTATATGCGGGATTTGGTGCTTTGATGCTCACTACTTGCATCAGTTATTTGTCTCATGCACAG ATATGGGCATTGCAAGATGGAACATCCGTGGTTGTTGGAGGAAAGACCAACAGAGCAAAAGCTGAATTTCCAGACGACATGAATCGCTTGCTCGATCAGCTTCCAGAATTAGTTGAATCATCTCCGGCCAAGTAA
- the LOC133798515 gene encoding cytochrome c biogenesis protein CCS1, chloroplastic isoform X2, with translation MEVLNHSLTSKPFFQKPLSLLKPPYFDSNFKATFILPASRFDHNSKKRPFPFTIISCRLKSPQDNKKNQNPITKKIILSEGAPPPLATENEEVEGNPGPSNKNGVFSFAKRIPRKVLAVLSNLPLAIGEMFTVAALMAIGTFIDQGEAPDFYFQKYPEDNPVLGFFTWRWVLTLGFDHMFSSPVFLGTLILLGASLMACTYTTQIPLVKVARRWKFMHSAESVRKQEFSDTLPRASVQDLGVILMGAGYEVFLKGPSLYAFRGLAGRFAPIGVHIAMLLIMAGGTLSAAGSFKGTVTVPQGLNFVVGDVLGPTGFLSTPIEAFNTEVHVNRFYMDFYDSGEVSQFHTDLSLYGLDGKEILRKTISVNDPLRYGGITIYQTDWSFSALQIIKDDEGPFNLAMAPLQINGDKKLYGTFLPVGDVNSPNVKGISMLARDLQSIVLYDQEGKFVGVRRPNSKLPIEINGTKILIVDAIGSSGLNLKTDPGVPIVYAGFGALMLTTCISYLSHAQDYIYL, from the exons ATGGAGGTTCTCAACCACAGCTTAACCTCCAAACCATTTTTCCAAAAACCCCTTTCCCTCCTTAAGCCACCTTATTTTGACTCCAACTTCAAAGCCACGTTCATTCTCCCTGCTTCTCGTTTTGATCATAACTCCAAGAAGAGACCTTTTCCATTCACCATTATCTCTTGTAGGCTTAAAAGCCCTCAAGATAACAAGAAGAACCAGAACCCTATAACCAAGAAGATTATACTCTCCGAAGGAGCACCACCGCCATTGGCAACCGAGAATGAGGAAGTTGAGGGAAATCCCGGTCCCAGTAATAAGAATGGGGTCTTCAGCTTTgctaagagaattcccagaaagGTTTTGGCTGTTTTGTCTAATCTGCCTCTGGCTATAGGAGAGATGTTCACTGTTGCTGCTCTCATGGCTATTG GAACTTTCATTGATCAAGGTGAGGCCCCAGATTTCTATTTCCAGAAATACCCAGAAGACAATCCAGTTTTGGGATTCTTCACATGGAGATGGGTTCTTACTCTTGGGTTTGATCACATGTTCTCTTCTCCTGTTTTTCTTGGTACTCTAATTCTCCTTGGGGCATCACTAATGGCATGTACTTACACAACGCAGATTCCCCTTGTCAAAGTTGCGAGAAG ATGGAAGTTTATGCATTCTGCGGAGTCTGTTCGTAAGCAGGAATTTTCTGACACTCTACCAAGAgcatcagtgcaagatttgggtGTCATTCTGATGGGAGCTGGATACGAG GTATTCTTGAAGGGCCCATCCTTGTATGCCTTCAGGGGGCTGGCTGGCCGGTTTGCTCCTATTGGAGTACATATAGCAATGCTGCTAATAATGGCAGGTGGAACACTAAGTGCAGCTGGGAGCTTCAAAGGAACAGTCACAGTGCCGCAGGGGCTGAATTTTGTGGTCGGAGATGTATTAGGCCCAACTGGGTTTCTCTCTACTCCAATTGAAGCTTTTAATACAGAAGTTCATGTCAATAGATTCTACATGGATTTCTATGACAGTGGGGAG GTATCACAATTCCACACTGACCTTTCGCTATATGGCCTTGATGGAAAGGAGATCCTGAGGAAAACAATTAGTGTAAATGACCCTTTAAGGTACGGAGGAATCACTATATACCAGACCGATTGGAGTTTTTCAGCACTGCAAATAATTAAGGATGATGAAGGGCCTTTTAATTTGGCTATGGCACCTCTTCAGATAAATGGAGACAAAAAGCTTTATGGAACCTTCTTACCAGTAGGAGATGTTAATTCTCCTAATGTCAAGGGAAT ATCAATGCTTGCTCGTGATCTACAATCCATCGTCTTGTATGATCAAGAAGGAAAATTTGTTGGAGTTCGAAGACCAAACTCTAAACTTCCAATCgaaattaatggaactaagattCTTATAGTTGATGCAATAGGGAGTAGTGGTCTTAACTTGAAG ACTGATCCTGGGGTGCCAATTGTATATGCGGGATTTGGTGCTTTGATGCTCACTACTTGCATCAGTTATTTGTCTCATGCACAG gactatatatatttataa